In one window of Microbacterium maritypicum DNA:
- a CDS encoding G5 domain-containing protein: MPEAPQGWYADPEHPAQQQRWWDGTQWTIHTAPVGHAPAATAAVAPSQTKSSRLKMILIVGAVVLAILLLTRSLGIIMMFAGLTLFFVAIYAIVRGSAKLFRVRSRGAAWAALGLAFVLMFVGTGANAALGGPGSDSTSSGSSSSDAKPFASTQTEKPTPSPKPTTFEEVEESTVVPFERTTADDPQLDVGQTAITTAGVDGTKVTTYRVTYVDGVEVSREVVGEIVTVVPVNEVTSNGTRQPPPAPVPLVQPAAECHSSYSGVCVPIASDVDCAGGSGNGPAYVRGPLQVVGPDVYDLDRDGDGIACD; encoded by the coding sequence ATGCCCGAAGCACCTCAAGGTTGGTACGCCGATCCCGAGCACCCCGCCCAGCAGCAGCGCTGGTGGGATGGCACCCAGTGGACGATTCACACCGCGCCTGTGGGCCATGCGCCGGCAGCGACCGCCGCGGTGGCTCCCTCCCAGACGAAGTCTTCGCGGTTGAAGATGATCCTCATCGTGGGAGCAGTAGTTCTGGCAATCCTGCTGCTCACCCGCAGCCTCGGCATCATCATGATGTTCGCCGGCCTGACCCTCTTCTTCGTCGCGATCTACGCGATCGTCCGCGGGTCGGCGAAGCTCTTTCGCGTACGCTCGCGCGGTGCTGCATGGGCTGCCCTGGGGCTCGCCTTCGTGCTGATGTTCGTGGGGACCGGTGCGAACGCCGCTCTCGGCGGCCCGGGTTCGGACTCGACGAGCTCAGGCTCATCCTCGTCCGACGCCAAGCCGTTCGCGTCCACCCAGACCGAGAAGCCGACCCCCTCTCCGAAGCCCACCACCTTCGAAGAAGTAGAAGAGTCGACGGTCGTTCCGTTCGAGCGCACGACAGCTGACGATCCGCAACTCGATGTCGGGCAGACCGCCATCACGACGGCGGGCGTCGACGGAACCAAGGTCACCACCTACCGCGTGACCTACGTCGACGGAGTAGAAGTGTCGCGCGAGGTCGTCGGCGAGATCGTTACCGTCGTTCCAGTGAACGAAGTCACGTCGAACGGGACGCGACAGCCTCCTCCCGCGCCCGTGCCTTTGGTGCAGCCCGCGGCTGAGTGCCACTCGAGCTATTCGGGAGTCTGTGTGCCCATCGCGTCGGATGTCGACTGCGCGGGTGGCAGCGGTAACGGGCCGGCGTATGTTCGCGGACCACTGCAGGTGGTCGGGCCGGATGTGTACGACCTCGACCGCGACGGTGACGGGATCGCCTGCGACTGA
- a CDS encoding SulP family inorganic anion transporter, which translates to MSATTVDDRARYRANPSVLTALKNPRMLTREVLAGLVVGLALIPEAIAFSVIAGVDPKVGLFSSFIMAVSIAFLGGRPAMVTAATGAVALVIAPVAPMYGLDYFIATVILAGIFQVILGVVGVAKLMRFIPRSVMVGFVNALAIFVFSSQFPQLIDVPWLVYPLVALGIVVMLVMPKITKIVPAPLVSVVIVTGVVLAFGITVPTVGDQGELPRSLPSLFLPDVPFTWETFTIIAPFALGVAVVGLLESLLTAKLVDEITDTHSRKSREAWGQGVANVLSGIFGGMGGCAVIGQTMINVKASGARTRISTFCAGLFLFLLVVVFGDFVGTIPMAALVAVMIMVAIGAFDWHSVRPSTLKRMPKSETFGMVATVLLVLVTHNLAVGVVGGVLVASVLFVRRVAHFVSVTRVLSAAGDVVTYVVEGELFFASSNDLTTLFSYSDDPPRVVVDLSGSHVWDASTVAALDAIETKYQALGKTVEIVGMNESSERMRGRLTGGFES; encoded by the coding sequence ATGTCTGCAACGACGGTCGATGATCGTGCCCGCTACCGGGCGAACCCCTCTGTACTGACGGCGCTGAAGAATCCGCGGATGCTGACCCGCGAGGTGCTGGCAGGTCTCGTCGTCGGACTCGCACTCATCCCCGAGGCCATCGCGTTCTCGGTGATCGCGGGCGTGGATCCCAAGGTGGGGCTGTTCTCGTCGTTCATCATGGCCGTGTCGATCGCGTTCCTCGGCGGGCGGCCGGCGATGGTGACCGCGGCGACCGGAGCCGTCGCGCTCGTGATCGCGCCGGTCGCGCCGATGTACGGGCTGGACTACTTCATCGCGACAGTGATCCTCGCCGGCATCTTCCAAGTGATCCTCGGAGTGGTCGGCGTCGCAAAGCTCATGCGCTTCATCCCCCGCAGCGTCATGGTCGGGTTCGTGAACGCGCTGGCGATCTTCGTGTTCAGCTCGCAGTTCCCGCAGCTGATCGACGTGCCGTGGCTGGTGTATCCACTGGTGGCGCTCGGGATCGTCGTGATGCTGGTGATGCCGAAGATCACCAAGATCGTGCCGGCGCCGCTGGTGTCGGTGGTCATCGTGACGGGAGTGGTGCTCGCGTTCGGCATCACCGTGCCGACGGTCGGCGATCAGGGCGAGCTGCCGCGGAGCCTGCCCTCTCTCTTCTTGCCGGATGTGCCGTTCACGTGGGAGACGTTCACGATCATCGCGCCGTTCGCGCTCGGGGTCGCGGTGGTCGGGCTGTTGGAGTCGCTGCTCACCGCGAAGCTCGTCGACGAGATCACCGACACCCACTCGCGCAAGAGTCGTGAGGCGTGGGGGCAGGGCGTGGCGAACGTGCTGTCGGGGATCTTCGGCGGCATGGGCGGCTGCGCCGTGATCGGTCAGACGATGATCAACGTGAAGGCTTCGGGTGCGCGGACCCGCATCTCGACGTTCTGCGCCGGCCTCTTCTTGTTCTTGCTGGTGGTCGTGTTCGGCGACTTCGTCGGGACGATCCCGATGGCAGCGCTCGTGGCCGTGATGATCATGGTCGCGATCGGGGCGTTCGACTGGCACAGCGTGCGTCCGTCGACGTTGAAGCGGATGCCGAAGAGCGAGACCTTCGGGATGGTCGCGACCGTTTTGTTGGTCTTGGTGACGCACAATCTGGCGGTCGGGGTTGTGGGTGGGGTGCTGGTCGCGTCGGTGCTGTTCGTGCGGCGGGTGGCGCACTTCGTTTCCGTTACGCGCGTGCTGTCTGCGGCGGGTGATGTGGTGACGTACGTCGTGGAGGGGGAGTTGTTCTTCGCGTCGAGCAACGACCTGACGACGTTGTTCTCGTACTCAGACGATCCGCCTCGCGTTGTCGTCGATCTGTCGGGGTCGCATGTGTGGGATGCGTCGACCGTGGCCGCGTTGGATGCGATCGAGACGAAGTACCAGGCGTTGGGGAAGACGGTGGAGATCGTCGGGATGAATGAGAGCAGTGAGCGGATGCGGGGGCGGTTGACGGGTGGGTTCGAGTCGTAG
- a CDS encoding type I restriction-modification system subunit M: MPNTSINHARIVSLIWSIADDVLRDLYVRGKYRDVILPFTVLRRLDSVLGPTRDAVMAMKKMLDDAGIADQDAPLRDAAKQDFYNTSGFSLQELRHTSNSTRLRQNFEAYLDGFSPNVQEIVDNFEFRNQLPRLTKADALGALIEKFLAPDLDLSPSGLDNHGMGTVFEELVRRFNEENNEEAGEHWTPRDAVRLMTRLMFEPIADEIPSGTYRLYDGAMGTGGMLTVAEETLKHLTEASGKRVSTHLYGQEINAETYAIAKADLILKGDGKAADNIVGGPEYSTLSNDAFAGQEFDFMLSNPPYGKSWKTDQDRLGGAKKIIDPRFIVAHDGDSEYSLVTRSSDGQLMFLANLISKMKQGTELGTRIASVHNGSSLFTGDAGQGESNIRRWIIENDWLEAIVALPLKMFYNTGIATYVWVLSNRKEARRKGKVQLIDATGWSTPLRKNLGEKGVEVSADDADKILQAFTAFDQYEDADRSKVFAGADFGYQKITVERPLRIVGIDQDRVYSAKEIRQLKDTGVRDESAPPVIKKVLPYGAVPDPLHGRYEAVIDGRARVVEYEPDTDLRDTEQVPLTEPAGDYADGIEAFFRREVTPYAPDTWIDEAKTKIGYEISFARHFYKPVPIRTLAEIQADIRILEAETEDLITEIAGED; encoded by the coding sequence GTGCCGAACACCTCGATCAACCACGCGCGAATCGTCTCGCTCATCTGGAGTATCGCCGATGACGTGCTGCGAGACCTCTACGTCAGGGGCAAGTATCGGGACGTGATCCTCCCGTTCACCGTGCTACGCCGACTCGACAGCGTGCTGGGCCCGACGCGCGATGCCGTGATGGCGATGAAGAAGATGCTCGACGATGCGGGCATCGCCGATCAAGACGCGCCCCTCAGGGACGCAGCCAAGCAGGACTTCTACAACACGTCCGGGTTCTCGCTGCAGGAACTTCGGCACACATCAAACTCAACGCGGCTGAGGCAGAACTTCGAGGCCTATCTCGACGGGTTTTCGCCCAACGTGCAGGAGATTGTGGACAACTTTGAGTTCCGTAACCAGCTGCCACGCCTGACGAAGGCCGATGCGCTCGGCGCTTTGATCGAAAAGTTCCTCGCTCCCGATCTTGATCTGTCGCCGAGTGGCCTTGACAACCACGGGATGGGCACCGTCTTCGAAGAGCTCGTCCGCCGTTTCAATGAGGAGAACAATGAGGAGGCCGGTGAGCATTGGACTCCTCGCGATGCGGTGCGACTGATGACCCGGTTGATGTTCGAGCCGATCGCTGACGAGATTCCGTCAGGTACGTACCGGCTCTACGACGGGGCGATGGGCACCGGCGGAATGCTCACCGTCGCCGAGGAGACGCTGAAGCACTTGACGGAGGCCTCCGGCAAAAGAGTGTCAACTCATCTGTACGGCCAGGAGATCAATGCTGAGACCTATGCCATTGCGAAGGCCGACCTGATCCTCAAGGGCGACGGTAAGGCAGCTGACAACATCGTCGGCGGCCCGGAGTACTCGACCCTCTCAAACGACGCGTTCGCGGGCCAGGAGTTCGACTTCATGCTCTCGAACCCGCCGTATGGCAAGAGCTGGAAGACCGACCAGGACCGGCTCGGCGGCGCAAAAAAGATCATCGACCCGCGGTTCATCGTCGCGCACGACGGCGACAGTGAGTACTCGCTCGTCACTCGGAGTAGTGATGGTCAGCTGATGTTTCTGGCGAACCTGATCTCAAAGATGAAGCAGGGGACCGAGCTGGGCACTCGGATCGCATCTGTTCACAACGGGTCCTCACTTTTCACGGGTGACGCGGGGCAGGGTGAGAGCAACATCCGGCGATGGATTATCGAGAACGACTGGCTCGAGGCGATCGTCGCGCTGCCCCTCAAGATGTTCTACAACACCGGCATCGCAACCTATGTTTGGGTTCTCAGCAACCGGAAAGAGGCGCGACGTAAAGGCAAGGTGCAGCTCATCGACGCAACGGGATGGTCCACACCGCTGCGAAAGAACTTGGGCGAAAAGGGCGTGGAGGTCAGCGCGGACGATGCCGACAAGATCCTCCAAGCGTTCACGGCATTCGACCAGTACGAAGACGCCGACCGTTCAAAGGTCTTCGCCGGGGCGGACTTCGGCTATCAGAAGATCACCGTAGAGCGACCGCTCCGCATCGTAGGCATCGATCAGGACCGCGTCTACTCTGCGAAGGAAATTCGGCAGCTGAAGGACACGGGCGTGCGGGACGAGAGCGCACCCCCCGTCATCAAGAAGGTGCTCCCATACGGGGCTGTTCCTGATCCGCTGCATGGGCGGTACGAGGCGGTCATTGACGGCCGCGCCCGCGTTGTCGAGTACGAACCAGACACCGACCTCCGCGACACCGAACAGGTGCCACTGACCGAGCCAGCCGGTGACTACGCCGATGGCATCGAGGCGTTCTTTCGTCGCGAGGTCACGCCCTACGCCCCGGATACGTGGATCGATGAGGCGAAGACGAAGATTGGCTATGAAATTTCTTTCGCGCGCCACTTCTACAAGCCGGTTCCGATACGCACTCTCGCCGAGATCCAAGCAGATATCCGCATCCTCGAAGCCGAAACCGAAGACTTGATCACCGAGATCGCGGGTGAAGACTGA
- a CDS encoding restriction endonuclease subunit S codes for MTASRGVGDIQRDLHRPSLRNVLVPLPPLDHQAAIAAYLAYANARIEKAIAAKRRLVRLLDEMDRSIDNNLAGAIDTRADSNSDIEWLGSIPPSWDAVPAKRLFVEVDRRSSTGSEGLLSLRMREGLVDANEFTETPIPSTDLVGYKIVRPGEIVMNRMRAAIGLFGVAKKEGLVSPDYSTLKVTRGVDPDFYLHLFKTDAAMAEFRRRSNGLGTGSSGFMRLYYEDFGPMSLPLPSIDEQRMVVRTIRRQRSETMPLRSRAQREVALLQEFRNRLVADVVTGQIDVRAIAASLPSTPEPGDDLGALTDDNLQELPREARIEHAASQ; via the coding sequence GTGACCGCGTCGCGCGGCGTGGGAGATATTCAGAGAGACCTTCACCGACCGTCGTTGCGGAATGTGCTGGTGCCTCTGCCCCCTCTTGACCACCAAGCTGCTATCGCGGCGTACCTCGCCTACGCGAACGCCCGCATCGAAAAGGCTATCGCCGCGAAGCGCCGCCTTGTCAGGCTTCTGGACGAGATGGATCGGTCGATCGACAATAACCTCGCTGGCGCCATTGATACGAGAGCTGATTCCAATTCTGATATCGAATGGCTTGGATCGATTCCCCCCAGCTGGGACGCGGTGCCCGCGAAACGCCTGTTCGTTGAGGTTGATCGAAGAAGCTCTACCGGAAGCGAGGGCCTTCTGTCGTTGCGCATGCGTGAAGGTCTGGTCGACGCAAACGAATTCACGGAGACACCTATCCCCAGCACAGACCTCGTGGGATACAAGATCGTTCGGCCTGGTGAAATCGTTATGAATCGCATGCGTGCCGCGATTGGTCTTTTCGGAGTTGCGAAGAAAGAAGGCCTGGTAAGTCCAGACTACTCGACGTTGAAAGTCACGCGGGGCGTAGACCCCGATTTCTACTTGCATCTTTTCAAGACCGACGCGGCAATGGCCGAGTTCCGCCGAAGATCGAACGGCCTGGGTACAGGATCATCCGGATTTATGCGCCTGTACTATGAAGACTTTGGTCCGATGTCACTCCCCCTTCCGTCGATTGATGAACAACGGATGGTGGTCCGCACCATCCGTAGACAACGCTCGGAGACAATGCCCCTCCGTTCACGTGCGCAACGAGAGGTCGCGCTGCTCCAAGAGTTCCGCAACCGCCTCGTTGCCGACGTTGTAACTGGTCAGATCGACGTCCGCGCGATTGCCGCATCGCTGCCCAGCACCCCTGAGCCGGGTGACGACCTTGGCGCATTGACGGATGATAATCTCCAGGAACTACCGAGAGAAGCGAGGATTGAGCATGCAGCGTCTCAATGA
- a CDS encoding type I restriction endonuclease subunit R, with amino-acid sequence MQRLNEESLETLIVAQMTEGSWAEGSPGDYVASYALDLGHFTAFIESTQPDLAEPLGLTMETSTRHKFLARLQGEITRRGVVHVLRNGVDHHGLHIDLYYPSPVGGNAKAADLFRANRFVITRQVHHSVSNSGDAVDLVAFINGLPVFTFELKNNITNQTVEDAVQQYQRDRDPREPLFAFGRTIAHFALDDQRARFCTELKGASSWFLPFDQGFNDGAGNPPNPDGVMTDYLWRRVLAPSSLAGIIENYAQVVIEKSPKTGKKVSKAIFPRYHQLEVVRRLLADVEVNGAGRRYLIQHSAGSGKSNSIAWLTHQLTEATHQGRIAFDSIIVVTDRIILDNQLTQTIKSFLQVGSTLVHADRSGDLRRAITAGKKIIVTTVQKFPYILDDIGADHRDRTFAIVIDEAHSSQGSKTSAAVSRALAGVEAEDDDTVEDRINRIIEGKKLLTNASYFAFTATPKNKTLEMFGEPVPNAEGGTGFRPFHSYTMKQAIQEGFIVDVLSNFTPVGSYYKLMKTVEDDPEFDAKRASKKLRAYVEGNEHAIGQKAAIMVDHFLAQVVAKRKVGGQARAMVVTSSIARCIEYFHAIRDALAARKSPYKVIVAFSGEHEYKGMKVTEASLNGFPSNAIAEQVKTEPHRILIVANKFQTGYDEPLLHTMYVDKTLSGVLAVQTLSRLNRAHPSKHDTFVLDFANDAEDIQRAFEPYYRTTVLAEETDANKLHDLVNDLDTFGIYTLEQVDEFVARYLAGESRDRLDPLLDVSVAEYIELVDEDDQVMFKGNAKAFLRTYNFLSTVLPYGSSEWEKRSIFLDHLVPKLPAPKEEDLSAGILENIDLESYRAEKLNAMKIVLDDEDGTLDPVPAAGGGHRADPELERLSTIVRSFNDHFGNIEWNDADRVERFITEEIPRLVSEDEAYRNAQVNDDPVNARVESDRALGQVMLRLIADDTQLFKEFQDNSSFKQWLAEAVFRSTYRKRSD; translated from the coding sequence ATGCAGCGTCTCAATGAGGAGAGCTTAGAAACGCTCATCGTCGCGCAGATGACTGAGGGGAGCTGGGCTGAGGGTTCACCTGGCGATTATGTAGCTTCTTATGCACTCGATCTCGGTCATTTCACCGCGTTCATCGAGTCGACCCAGCCCGATCTCGCAGAGCCACTCGGGCTAACTATGGAAACTTCAACTCGTCACAAGTTTCTCGCGCGACTTCAGGGAGAGATCACGAGGCGTGGGGTCGTTCATGTGTTACGCAATGGCGTCGACCATCACGGCCTCCACATCGACCTGTACTACCCCTCGCCTGTGGGTGGGAACGCGAAAGCGGCTGATCTGTTCCGCGCGAACCGGTTCGTGATTACGAGGCAGGTACATCACAGCGTCAGCAACTCGGGCGACGCCGTCGACCTTGTCGCGTTCATCAACGGCCTGCCAGTCTTCACGTTCGAACTGAAGAACAACATAACGAACCAAACCGTCGAAGACGCGGTTCAGCAGTACCAGCGCGACCGAGACCCGCGCGAGCCGCTGTTCGCGTTCGGTCGGACGATCGCGCACTTCGCACTCGACGATCAGCGTGCGCGGTTCTGCACCGAGCTCAAGGGCGCTTCGTCGTGGTTCCTACCCTTCGATCAGGGATTCAACGATGGTGCAGGCAACCCGCCGAACCCTGATGGGGTCATGACGGACTACCTGTGGCGGCGGGTGCTCGCGCCGTCGAGCTTGGCGGGAATCATCGAGAACTACGCGCAGGTCGTGATCGAGAAGAGCCCGAAGACTGGCAAGAAGGTGTCAAAAGCGATCTTCCCTCGTTACCACCAACTCGAAGTGGTGCGCCGTCTCCTTGCTGACGTCGAGGTGAACGGGGCTGGCCGTCGCTATCTCATCCAGCACTCGGCGGGCAGTGGCAAGTCGAACTCGATCGCGTGGTTGACCCACCAGCTCACCGAAGCCACACATCAGGGCCGCATCGCGTTCGACTCGATCATCGTCGTGACGGACCGCATCATCCTCGACAACCAGCTCACGCAGACCATCAAGTCGTTCTTGCAGGTGGGGTCGACCCTCGTGCACGCCGACCGGTCTGGAGATCTGCGGCGGGCGATCACAGCGGGCAAGAAGATCATCGTCACCACGGTGCAGAAGTTCCCGTACATTCTGGACGACATCGGAGCCGACCACCGCGACCGTACCTTCGCGATCGTGATCGACGAGGCGCACTCGTCCCAAGGGTCCAAGACCTCAGCGGCGGTCTCGCGGGCACTCGCCGGCGTAGAAGCCGAAGATGACGACACCGTCGAGGACCGGATCAACCGGATCATCGAGGGCAAGAAGTTGCTGACGAACGCGAGCTACTTCGCGTTCACCGCGACGCCGAAGAACAAGACCCTCGAGATGTTCGGTGAGCCGGTTCCCAACGCTGAGGGCGGCACCGGGTTCCGGCCGTTCCATTCGTACACGATGAAGCAGGCGATCCAGGAGGGCTTCATCGTCGACGTGCTCTCCAACTTCACGCCCGTGGGCAGTTACTACAAGCTCATGAAGACCGTCGAGGACGATCCCGAGTTCGACGCGAAGCGCGCCTCGAAGAAGCTTCGTGCGTACGTCGAGGGAAACGAGCACGCGATCGGGCAGAAGGCCGCCATCATGGTCGATCACTTCCTCGCGCAGGTGGTCGCGAAGCGTAAAGTCGGTGGTCAGGCGCGGGCGATGGTCGTGACCTCGTCGATCGCACGATGCATCGAGTACTTCCACGCGATCCGTGATGCACTCGCCGCGCGGAAGAGCCCGTATAAGGTGATCGTCGCGTTCTCCGGTGAGCACGAGTACAAGGGCATGAAGGTCACGGAGGCGAGCTTGAACGGCTTCCCCTCCAACGCGATCGCGGAACAGGTGAAGACCGAACCGCATCGGATCCTCATCGTCGCGAACAAGTTCCAGACTGGCTACGACGAGCCGCTCCTCCACACGATGTACGTCGACAAGACTCTCTCAGGGGTGCTGGCCGTGCAGACGTTGTCTCGACTCAACCGGGCGCACCCGTCCAAGCACGACACGTTTGTGCTCGACTTCGCCAACGATGCCGAGGACATTCAGCGCGCGTTCGAACCGTACTATCGCACCACGGTGCTGGCGGAGGAGACTGACGCCAACAAGCTGCACGACCTGGTGAACGACCTCGATACCTTTGGCATCTATACCCTCGAGCAGGTCGATGAGTTCGTCGCCCGATACCTGGCGGGGGAGAGCCGCGACCGGCTCGACCCGTTACTTGATGTCAGCGTGGCCGAGTACATCGAGCTCGTTGACGAAGACGATCAGGTGATGTTCAAGGGCAATGCAAAGGCGTTTCTGCGCACCTACAACTTCCTCTCCACGGTCCTGCCCTATGGGAGCAGCGAGTGGGAGAAACGTTCGATCTTCCTTGATCACTTGGTGCCGAAGCTTCCTGCCCCCAAGGAGGAAGACCTCTCGGCCGGCATCCTGGAGAACATCGATCTGGAGTCGTATCGGGCTGAGAAACTCAACGCGATGAAAATCGTGCTCGACGACGAGGACGGCACGCTCGACCCAGTCCCGGCCGCGGGCGGAGGCCATCGCGCCGATCCTGAACTCGAGAGGCTCTCGACGATCGTCAGGAGTTTCAATGACCACTTCGGCAACATCGAGTGGAACGATGCCGACCGTGTCGAGCGGTTTATCACCGAGGAGATCCCGCGTCTCGTCTCTGAGGATGAGGCCTACCGGAACGCACAGGTCAACGACGATCCGGTGAATGCCCGCGTGGAGAGTGATCGTGCACTTGGTCAGGTGATGCTGCGTCTCATCGCTGATGACACCCAACTCTTCAAGGAGTTCCAGGACAACAGCAGCTTCAAACAGTGGCTAGCAGAAGCTGTGTTCAGATCCACCTATAGGAAGAGGAGCGATTAG
- a CDS encoding reverse transcriptase family protein — translation MAPLTRQLEFTFHETAASLESVLGKPSSAIEALASSCDAGTAYEVGVLSIRRKLRVIRVPERELDAVHRRINMFLFPVDLSMNPHAHGYVARRSTLSNASPHVGATFLQKFDVKDFFSSVSREQIAGALTRIGLGQDAAQLLSRLVTCQGELPLGARTSPRISNLVLADFDESIGAVASDAGLTYTRYADDLTFSSQSAFDVSHEVRTQLELRGFELNLAKSKSFRYGQPMFVTGLSISDKTRARVRKRFKSRLRKEFYFVEKFGIEGHAEAIDEDEHHASARIMGQFHYVRAIEPDFAAKLAATYPTAFQTLIPERYDDRIARVQRKRDEFLTDVARQPGLHLPVYLPTTPLTVGR, via the coding sequence ATGGCACCCCTGACCCGTCAACTTGAGTTCACCTTCCACGAAACAGCCGCATCCCTCGAGTCGGTGCTGGGAAAACCCAGCTCGGCGATAGAGGCTCTTGCTTCGTCATGCGATGCAGGTACCGCGTATGAAGTCGGCGTACTGTCCATCCGTCGTAAGTTGCGAGTCATCCGGGTGCCAGAACGAGAGCTCGATGCCGTTCATCGTCGAATCAACATGTTCTTGTTCCCTGTCGATTTGTCAATGAATCCCCATGCGCACGGCTACGTCGCGCGCCGCTCCACTCTTTCGAACGCCTCACCGCACGTCGGCGCGACGTTTCTTCAGAAGTTCGACGTCAAGGACTTCTTCTCCAGCGTCTCGCGCGAGCAGATTGCGGGAGCCCTGACAAGGATCGGTTTGGGGCAAGACGCCGCACAACTACTGAGTCGTCTCGTCACTTGCCAAGGTGAGCTTCCTTTGGGGGCCCGGACCAGTCCTCGGATCTCCAACCTTGTGCTCGCCGATTTCGACGAGTCGATAGGGGCGGTCGCTTCGGACGCGGGATTGACTTATACCCGGTACGCCGATGATCTCACTTTTAGCTCCCAGAGCGCATTCGATGTCTCACACGAGGTGAGGACTCAGCTGGAGCTGCGCGGGTTCGAACTCAATCTGGCGAAGTCAAAGAGCTTTCGTTACGGACAGCCCATGTTCGTCACGGGGCTCTCAATCTCAGACAAGACGCGAGCGCGAGTGCGGAAACGGTTCAAGTCGCGTCTGCGGAAGGAGTTCTACTTCGTCGAGAAGTTTGGGATCGAGGGCCACGCTGAAGCCATTGACGAAGACGAGCATCACGCCAGCGCCCGGATCATGGGTCAGTTCCACTACGTACGTGCGATTGAGCCAGACTTTGCGGCTAAACTGGCGGCCACTTATCCGACCGCGTTTCAGACGTTGATCCCAGAGCGATACGACGACCGGATCGCCCGCGTGCAGCGCAAGCGGGATGAGTTTCTCACAGACGTTGCTCGACAGCCCGGCCTGCATCTGCCCGTCTACCTGCCAACCACACCCCTCACCGTTGGACGATAG
- a CDS encoding MerR family transcriptional regulator: MRISELSAQTGVTVPTIKYYLREALLPEGERSSATQAAYGEKHVERLRVIRALLDAGVSIAETRRVLGALDDPPASANDLLGTAHAAITPPVDESLDLTEAERLVAGLGWKPGMCDPAVLHAVARALQGLERVGFSVQDAVMAEYLASMRRIADAEIAGVPGESAEAAVRYVVLGSVLVEPLLLALRRVAQQVSSGERFGGREG, translated from the coding sequence ATGAGAATTTCCGAACTGTCCGCGCAGACCGGCGTGACGGTGCCGACGATCAAGTACTACCTGCGTGAGGCGCTGCTGCCCGAGGGTGAGCGCAGCTCCGCGACTCAGGCCGCCTACGGCGAGAAGCACGTGGAGCGGCTGCGGGTGATCCGCGCGCTGCTCGACGCGGGTGTGAGCATCGCCGAGACGCGGCGGGTGCTCGGCGCGCTGGATGATCCGCCGGCGAGTGCGAACGACCTGCTCGGAACAGCGCATGCGGCGATCACGCCCCCGGTGGATGAGTCGCTGGATCTGACGGAGGCTGAGCGCCTGGTCGCAGGGCTCGGGTGGAAGCCAGGGATGTGCGACCCGGCCGTGCTGCATGCGGTGGCGCGAGCGCTGCAGGGGCTGGAGCGCGTCGGGTTCAGTGTGCAGGATGCGGTGATGGCCGAGTACCTCGCGAGCATGCGGCGGATTGCGGATGCGGAGATCGCCGGGGTGCCGGGGGAGTCTGCGGAAGCTGCCGTGCGGTACGTGGTGCTGGGGTCGGTGCTGGTGGAGCCGTTGTTGCTGGCGCTGCGGCGGGTGGCTCAGCAGGTTAGTTCGGGGGAGCGGTTTGGTGGGCGTGAGGGCTGA
- a CDS encoding DUF4188 domain-containing protein, translating to MSKVITGRMTHRHEGELVVFHIGMQINRWWRPDLWMPAFFAMPRMLRELSIDPDSGMLGYHLLFGAGGPYVVQYWSSVDKLYAYASSPSQEHRPAWTAFNRAARKAPGAVGVWHETFRVDTAESVYVSTKPMGLPKATELVEVGRRQDRAQARFAEGRTQATHSEAMES from the coding sequence ATGTCGAAGGTCATCACGGGCCGCATGACCCACCGCCACGAGGGCGAGCTCGTCGTGTTCCACATCGGGATGCAGATCAACCGCTGGTGGCGCCCCGACCTGTGGATGCCGGCCTTCTTCGCCATGCCGCGGATGCTGCGCGAACTCTCCATCGACCCCGACTCGGGCATGCTCGGCTACCACCTGCTCTTCGGCGCGGGCGGCCCCTACGTCGTGCAGTACTGGTCATCCGTCGACAAGCTGTACGCCTACGCGTCCAGCCCGTCGCAGGAGCACCGCCCCGCCTGGACCGCCTTCAACCGCGCCGCCCGCAAGGCTCCGGGAGCGGTGGGCGTGTGGCATGAGACTTTCCGCGTCGACACCGCCGAGAGTGTCTACGTGTCAACGAAGCCGATGGGGCTGCCGAAGGCCACGGAGCTCGTCGAGGTCGGACGCCGTCAGGACCGGGCGCAGGCGCGGTTCGCGGAGGGGCGGACGCAGGCGACGCACTCTGAGGCCATGGAGAGCTAG